In Afipia carboxidovorans OM5, the sequence GGAGCCGGAAGCGGTCACCGAAGACCCGTCCCAAGTGCCGGAAGGGCCGGATGCCGCGCCCGCGCCGCAACCCGGTGCCTGAGGCGATATAATTCCGCTAAAAATATTCCTGTCGACAACTGCGAATATCACAACGGCTTCGTTGCGACGCAGCATACCGAAAAGTCTATTGGTCAGGTTCGGCGGCCAAGCTTACAGTTTTGTGACAAGGCCGGGAGGTCGGACGTTTCGACAGGAGGCACAGCGTGAAGCGCATTCAGTTTGCTCAGATTTTCGCAGCAGTCATGGTGCTTGGGTGGCCGTTAGGGGCTCAGGCACAGGCGATCTCGGGAAAAGTCAGCGTCGTCACCTCCTACTCGAAGGATCTGACCGGCCCGATCAAGAAGGCTTTCGAGAAGGCGAACCCCGGCGTCACGCTCGACGTGCAGAACCGCAATACCCATGCGGGCGTCAAATTCCTGGAAGAGACCAAGTCCAACAATCAGGTCGATCTGTTCTGGGCCTCTGCGCCGGATGCGTTCGAGGCGCTGAAGGCGAAGTCGCTGCTGCAGGTCTATAAGCCCAAGGCGACCGGAATCCCGGAGAAGATCGGGCAATTCCCGATCAACGATCCCGACGGCTACTATTTCGGTTTCGCCGCGTCGGGCTACGGCATCATGTGGAATGAGCGCTACGTGAAGGCCAACAAGCTGCCCGAGCCGAAGGAGTGGCAGGACCTCGCAGCACCCGCGTATTTCGATCACGTCTCGATCGCGGCTCCGTCGCGCTCCGGCACCACGCATCTCACCATCGAGACGGTGTTGCAGGGCGAGGGCTGGGCCAAGGGATGGGGCACTATCCGCGAGATGGCCGGCAACTTCCGTGAAGTCACCGAGCGTTCGTTTGGCGTGCCGGATGGCGTGAACTCCGGTCAGGTCGGCTACGGCATCGTCATCGACTTCTTCGCCTTCTCCTCGCAGGCGACGGGCTTCCCGGTGAAATTCATCTATCCGAGCGTGACGGCGATCGTCCCGGCCAACATTGCGGTCGTCGCGAATGCGCCGAACAAGGCGGGCGCCGAAGCCTTTATCGAATTCCTGCTGTCGGAAGCCGGGCAGAACCTGTTGTTCGATCCGGGCATCCGCCGCCTGCCGGTCAACCCGGCGGTCTACAGCAAGGCTCCGAAGGACTATCCGAACCCCTTCACCGATCCGCGCCTGAACTCGATGGTGAAGTTCGACGTCAAGAAATCGGAATCGCGCAACGACGTGGTCGATGCGCTGTTCGACCAGACCATTACCTTCCAGATCGCCGATCTGAAACAAACCAAGAAGGCGATCGACACTGCCGCTACGGCGCTTGCGAAAAAGCCGAACCCGCAGGGCGAGGCGCTTCTGAAGGAGGCGCGCGGCCTGATGGAAGCGATGCCGATCACCGAGGAACAGGCATCGTCCTCCGAGATCGTCGGTGCATTCTCCGGCGGCAAGAAGAAGGAGAAGGGCGTGCGGCAGGCCGAGCTCGAGCAGCAATGGGCGACCTTTGCAAAGGAGAACAATGCAAAGGCCCGCGCCAAGGCGGATGAAGCCCTGAAGCTTGCCAAATAAGTTCGGACGACGTCGCGCATGACCGCCGTCGGCTTACAACAGGAACGGCGCGGGACATTCCTGTCCCGTGCCTTCAGTGGCACGTCGTGGGGTCAGGCCAGCATTGCGCTCCTGATCCTCGCGTTTCTGATCTGCTTCCTGGTCTGGCCGGTCGCAACCGTCATCTGGGTCGCCTTCACCGAAAAGGGCACCGGCGCGTTCACGCTGGCGAACTTCGTCGATTTCGCGCGGACCGATCTGTTCATCCGCTCGTTCTGGAATTCGTTCTACGTCTCGGCGATGGCGGTCGTCGGCGCATCGATCCTCGCGCTGCCGCTCGCCTACTTCACCTCGCGCTTCACGTTCCGTGGTGCGGGCGTGATCCAGATCCTCGGTTTTCTGCCGCTGATCATGCCGCCCTTCGTCGGCGCTGTGGCGCTGCAACTGTTCTTCGGCCGCAACGGCACCGTGAACCTGCTGCTGGACGACTGGCTCGGCTTCAAGCTCGGCTTCATGGAAGGGCTGAACGGCGTCATCTTCGTTCAGTCGATCCATTATTTCCCGTTCATCCTCATCAATCTCTCCGCGGCGCTGCGAAACGTCGATCGCTCGATGGAGGAGGCGGCACAGAATCTCGGCTCGCACGGGTTGCGGCTGTTCCGGCGCATCGTGTTTCCGTTGGCGCTGCCGGGTTATGTCGCCGGCGCCTCGCTCGTGTTCGTGAAAGTGTTCGACGATCTCGCGACGCCGCTTCTTCTCAATGTGAAAGATATGCTTGCGCCGCAGGCCTATCTGCGCGTCACCTCGATCGGTATCGCCGACCCGATGGGCTATGTGATTTCCGTCGTGCTAATCGTCGCATCGGTCGCCTCGATGTGGGTGTCGTCGCTTGCGACCCGCAACGTCGATTACGCCACCACCCAGCGTGGCGGCGGTGGCATCGCCAAGCGGAAGCTGCGGCCGCTGGAAATGGCGCTCGCCTATCTGCTGCTGACGGTGATCATCCTGCTGGTGCTGGCACCGCATTTCGGTCTGGTGTTGTTGTCGTTTGCGACGATCTGGTCGTTCTCGCCGCTGCCCGACGGCTACACCACGGCGCACTACGCGCGCGTGTTCGGCGAAAGCTCGATCTACATCAAGAACACGCTGCTCTATGCCTCGCTCGCGGGCCTGATCGATATCGTGATCGGCACCGCGATCTCCTATCTGGTGTTGCGCTCGAAACTGATGGGTGCGCGGGGGCTCGATCTGCTGGCGATGGCGGCGCTCGCCATTCCCGGCGTCGTGCTCGGCATCGGCTATCTGCGCGCGTTCTACGGCATTCCGCTATGGGATGGCACGCCGCTCGCCGCGTTCTGGATCGTGATCGTGATCGCATTGGCGATCCGCCGCCTGCCTTATGCGTTGCGCGCGTGCTACGCGGCGCTCCAGCAGATTTCGGCCTCACTCGAGGAGGCGGCGGAAAACCTCGGCGCGACCAAGGCCTCCACCGTGCGCCGCATCGTCGTGCCGCTGATGACCGGCGGCATCATGGCGGGCTTCATCACGAGTTTCGCAACAGCGGCGGTCGAGCTCTCCGCCACGCTGATGCTGGTGCAGGCGAACGAGGATGCGCCGCTCGCCTATGGCCTCTACGTCTTCATGCAGTCGGCCTCGGGTCGCGGGGCAGGCGCGGCGCTTGGCGTCATCGCCGTCGTCATTGTGGCAATCTCCACGGTCGCGTCGCAATATGTCATCGAGCGCGAGCGCCGCACGAAGACCGGCCACCTTTCGTAAGCGCGGGGGACACTCTTGGCAGATACCATCACCCAGTCCCAGATCGCCGATCCTCAGGCGGGCAAGCCGCAAGGGCTGGCCGTCAAGGCGGTCGATCTCAAGATCGACAATGTCAGCGCGGCCTATGGCGACAATGTCGTTCTTGACGGCATCAATCTCGACATCCGGCCGGGCGAACTGTTCGCGCTGCTCGGCCCCTCCGGCTGCGGCAAGACCACCTTGCTGCGACTGATCGCGGGCTTTGCCGATGCGCGGCAGGGCGTCGTTCTGGTGGACGGCAAGGACATCTCGCGGCTGCCGCCATGGAAGCGCGATGTCGGCATGGTGTTCCAGTCCTACGCGCTGTGGCCGCATATGACCGTCGGCGACAACGTCGCGTTCGGCCTGCGCGAGCGGCGGTTGCCGCGCGCCGAGATCAAGCGGCGGGTCGAGGCAGCACTGACCTTCGTCGGGCTGACGAGCCAGATCGACCGCCGCCCGTCGCAACTCTCGGGCGGGCAGCAGCAGCGCGTGGCGCTGGCGCGGACCATCGCCATCGAGCCGAAGATTCTGTTGCTCGACGAGCCGCTGTCGAATCTGGATGCGAAATTGCGCGTGCAGGTGCGCCGCGAATTGCGTGCGCTGCAGAAGTCGCTCGGCCTCACCACCGTGATCGTGACGCACGATCAGGAGGAGGCGAATACGATCTGCGATCGCGTCGCTGTGATGAACGAGGGTAAGGTGCAGCAGGTCGGCACGCCGACCGAGCTCTACGAACACCCGGCCAACCTGTTCGTCGCGCAGTTTCTCGGAACGGCAAACGTCATCGAAGGCAAGTTCACCGGTGCCGGATACCAGTCCGACCTCGGCATCATCCTGCCGGTCCCGCGCGGGCTTGCGGTGACGCCGGGCATGAAGCCGGTGTTCCGCCCGCAGGACACGCAACTTGCGCTGAAGGGGCAATCCGAACCGGGCGGCCCCACAATGCCGGGCGAGATCGTGGAACGGGAATTCCTCGGCAGCACGGTGCGCTACGGCGTGAAGGCGGGCGCGAGCCACATCTGGATCGACGCGCCATTCCGCTCCGGCGCATCGCTGATGGAGATCGGCTCGGCGGTCGAGGTGACGGTGCCGGTCGACCGGCTGCTCTGGCTCGCGTGATCGCGCTGGCAGGGCTCGTTTAGGGCGCACGCCGGTGCGGCATCGCCTCTATCGGCGGGCAATTGAATACTCTACCCGCGCCCGGTACGATCCGCGCACCATTGACCGCCATGCCCTCCCGTGAGGACATTTTCATGCCGTTCCGTCACCTGACCACTATGCGCCGCCGCTCGTTCCTCACCGGCAGCGCCGCCCTTGCCGCAGCCGCGACGCTGCCGCGCGCGGCGTTCGCGCAGATGCCGGCAGTGAAGGAATTCAAACTGACGGCCGCGCAGGGCAGAACCTCATTCGCCGCCGACGTCATCCCGTCAACCGAGGTGTGGGAGTATAACGGGCAGGTGCCGGGGCCTGAGATCCGCGTCAAGCAGGGCGAGCGTGTCCGCATCGTCGTGAAGAACGGGTTGGCGGAGGAGACCACCGTGCATTGGCATGGGCTGCGGCTGCCGAACGCGATGGACGGCGTTCCGCATCTCACCCAGAAGCCGATCGCAACCGGCGACAGCTTCACCTACGAGTTCGATTGCGTCGATGCCGGGACGTTCTGGTATCACCCGCATTCGCGCAGCTCGGTGCAGGTCGGCCGCGGCCTCTCCGGTCCGTTCATCGTCGAGGAGCGTGAGCCGATCGCGGTCGATCGCGATATCACCTGGGCGCTCAACGACTGGCGCCTTCTCAAGGATGCCTCGATCAGCAACGATTTCGGCAACATGCATGATATGAGTCATGCGGGCCGCATCGGCAATTTCATCACCGTCAACGGCATCTCGCCGGAGACGTTCGAGGTGCGAAGCGGCGAGCGCATCCGGCTGCGGCTCATCAACACGTCAAACGCGCGCATCTTCGGCCTCACCTTCGAGGGCCATGCGCCGACCATCGTGGCGATGGATGGCCATCCGGTTACGCCGCATGCGCCGGAAAAGGGGCAGGTCGTGATCGGGCCGGCGATGCGCGTCGATCTCGTGATCGATATGACCGCCGCGCCGGGCAGCCGCTTCAAGGTGATGGACTCGTTTTACCAGCAGCAGGAATTCCGGCTGTTTCACATGGTCTACGCCGACAAGCCGCTGCGCGCCGAGCCGCGCACCGATGCGATCGCGCTTCCACATAACCCGGTGCCCGAGCCGGACCTCGCCACGGCGCAACGCCATGACGTGGTGCTGGGCGGCGGCATGATGGGGCAGATGGCTTCGGCACAAGTCGGCGGCGAGACGATGGATATCCGCACCATGCTGCGGCATGGGCTGATCTGGGCAATCAACGGCGTGGCCTCGACCGAGCATGTGCATGAGCCGATGGCGACGCTGAAGCGCGGCACCTCGCATATCCTTGCCATGGAAAACGAGACGGCGTGGTGGCACCCGATGCACCTTCACGGCCATGCGTTCCGCGTGCTGAGCCGCAACGGCGTGCCGACTAGGCATCGCGAGTGGCGGGACACGGTGTTGGTCGCGCCGCGCGAGCGTGTCGAGGTGGCGTTCGTCGCCGATAACCCCGGTGACTGGATGTTTCACTGCCATGTGCTCGAGCATCAGGCCGGCGGTATGATGGGCACGGTGCGCGTCATCTGACGTCAGCGCGGAGACGGCGCGGGCAGAGCGGAAGAATAAGGGCGGAATAAGAAATGGCCGGGCGGTTCGTCACCCCCCGGCCAATTTTTCAAAGACCAATGATAGCCCGGTTCGTCAGGCGTATCGGACTCAGGCGTGTTCGACGCTCGGGTGATAGCGCTTGACGCGACGAAGCGTGTTCTTGTCGGTGTGGTGCATCTCCTCGCCGGTCGCCGCGAGCTTCAGGAGAAGATCGGACGTGTAGCTGAAGGTGCCGTCATCGTTGATGGTGAAGGTGCTCTTGAAGTCGCGGATTTCCGCGCGCTCCAGCAAATATTTATTCTGCAGGATGCCGTAGTGCGGCGCGCCGGGCTTTGCATCGAACGTCAAAACCTTGTCGCCGAGTTTGGCGCTGCTGCCGGCGAGAATTGCGATACCGCGGCCGAACACCACGGTGCGCATCACCTCGCAGTTTGTCTTGTCCCACAACAGGAAGCCGAGCTCGTCGTGGAACGGGTCCATCGCTTCCTCGCCATGGCGCCATGCGGTCATGCCGTAGTGCAGGCCCCATAGCTCCTGACGGCCGTTTTCCTGCACCGGAATCGGCTTGAACCAGGCCTTCTCGAAATAGGTGGTCTCGCCCGTGATGTCGTCCTTGTTGTGGTACGACAGATCGACCCCGACATCGCCTTCCCATTCGCCGACAAGCGGCGTCAGCGGCCCCAGTTTCTGGGGTCCGGTTACTTTCGTCATTCTCAAGTCCCTCGTCATATTGCGCCCGAGAGCAGACGTCCCTCGTCTTCAGGGCTCTCGGACATAGATCGTTTTGCGATCTAATGCTCAAAACATTCATTATGACGCACGGCAATGTTGCAAAATGGATTCGGCTGTTTTCATCCACGCGCTGTGCCAAAAATGCACCACCGATGCATCTTAAGCTGGCTACCGCGCTACCGTTGTATCGCTGTACGAGACATGATGAGGGTGAACAGCGGACGGCGGCGCAACCGCGCGCTGAGGCGACGGCACGGGCATCGCTCGAAACGCGAACGTCGTTACGGAGAGGTCACGAAAAATCGCCGGTAGCGGTGCCATTCACCGGGCGGAAGGTGGTCGCGGATCTGGCGACAGCATTCCCCGAAATGCGCGACAGCCCTCAGCCGCGCATGGCCGCCCAGCGAGCGGACTGCTCCTGCCGAACAGCGGAACGTAGAGAAAACTGCCGGCGAGGCTCCTATCGCAGGAAGCCGGCCAGCCCCAGCGCCAGATAGACCAGAAGGGCGATCAGAAAAGCGTGCCCAAGCCGCTCTCCGATACGCTCCGGAGTTCCGTACTGGGTTTCAGTCGTCGCGCTTCCCGTCATGATTGCTCCGGCGGTTCTGTTAAGGCCGAAGCAATAACCGGAAAGTTCGGGGCTTCTCGACGTGACAACCTGCCGCGCGAACACATGTCTCGGGCTGCGTGCAGGCTATTGATTTTACTGGAAATATAGAAACGCTGAGTTAGCCCTTGGCCAGTGGGCCATGGTCATGGCTTCCATCGGCCAGCGTTTCGATGATCCGGCATTCGGCCACCCGGCCGCATGCACATTCCGCGATCATCCGGGATAGCTCCGCCTTCAAACTCGTGAGCGCCGCGATGCGCTTTTCAACCTCCACCAGACGCGCCTTCGCGATCTCATCGGCCACGGCACAAGGCTGATCCGGATCGTCCTGAAGAAGCAGGAGCGTGCGAATGGCGTCGAGGTCAAAGCCCAACTCGCGCGCATGACGAATGAAGGTGAGGCGGGCCACGGCGTCGTTGCCGAAGCGCCGTTGCTGGCCTTGGGTGCGGGGCGGTTGGGGCAAAAGGCCGATCCGCTCGTAATAGCGGATGGTCGGCACCTTGACGTCAGTCCGCTGCGACAGTTCGCCGATCGAAAGATTCATCCCAAGCCTTTGAGCTTATCAAGCCTCTTGAACCTCTAGTGACTATAGGGATTAGCGTGCCTCTGGAAAAGGAGACACGCGATGGCCGATCACTGCTGCAATGACCAGGCGAGCGCCTGCTGCGCCCCGCCGCCATTGAACCTTCCGAAGCAGCATGCGGGGCAGCAACATCGCGACACATGCGGGTGCTCCGAAGGCGTGCCGGTCTTCGACGGCATGGACGCGCGCTACAAACGCGTGCTCTGGATCGTGATTTCCATCAACGGTGCGATGTTCTTCACCGAGATGATCGCGGGCCGGATGGCGCAGTCACAGGCGCTGCAAGCCGACGCGCTGGATTTTCTCGGCGATACGGTCACCTATGGCCTCAGCCTCGCGGTCATTGGCGCATCGTTGCGCGCGCGTGCAACGGCCGCGCTGTTCAAGGGACTGTCGCTGAGCGTGATGGGTCTCTGGGTGTTCGGCTCCACGATCTACCGGACACTCGTGGTCGGCATGCCGAGCGCCGAAGTGATGGGGGCGATCGCGTTCCTGGCGCTTGCCGCCAATCTCGCATCGGTGTTGCTGCTGATGCGCTACAAAGACGGCGACGCCAATGTGCGCTCCGTCTGGCTTTGCTCGCGCAATGACGCCATCGGCAACGTGGCGGTGATGGGCGCGGCACTCGGCGTGTGGGGAACGGCGACGGCCTGGCCCGATCTCATCGTTGCCGGGCTCATGGCAGGAATTTTCCTGACCTCATCGGCGCAGATTTTGCGACAGGCGTGGCGCGAATATCGCGAGGGCGGGCAGCCAAGCTCCGTGGCGGCGGAGTGATGCGATCAGAGCTCTCGCAGGATTGATTGTGCGTTAGCGATGCGAACGACGTCGACGCTAGCTTCAGCGGCGAGCCGCCCGCGGCTGTCCGATAAAAGCGAAAGGGACGTTCGCTCAGGCCGGTTTGCGGCCTTTCTTCCTCTTCCCATCAATCAAGACGGCCTGCTGCCATCGGCTGGGCGCCTTGTCGGTGCGATGAATGCAGCCCGCCCAGCAGCAGGGGCGCTTCTTGCCCTCCAGCAATTCCTCACAGGTCCGCTCGATGCGGCGCTGGCGCGTCTTTGCTTGCTTTGCGTCGTCCACCCAGCAGATGAACTCGTTACGGCCAAGCGGCGTCAGGCTCTCCCACAGCGCAAAGACTTTCTCATCAGTTCGCAAGGCGGCTTGAAGATCTTCGCGTGCTCTGTGGACGGTGCCATGTGGAAAAGCATTCGCCATGCAACCTCCAAACAATGCAGCCGGTAAGCTTGGTTACACCACCCAAGAGAATGACGATTTCCGCCATGGGAAGCTATCGGCGGCATACAGCGGGACACACTGGGCCCGAAGGAGTACTATCTACCCTATAGCTTTCTTAAGCAGCAGTTCTCTGCTCAAGTGCAGGCCTTCACCATCTTCTTGTAATGATCCTTTCCGACCTCCTTGATGAAGTTGATACCTGCATCGGCCGCGCGGATGGCTTCTTCCAACGTAAGGTCTGGTAGGGTGCTAAGCCCATCAATTGTACCGTGAGACTCAATTTGAACGAGGCGTTCGAGGGCCCGAACGTCGAGCTTATCTTTCACTGCCTCGTGGTGATCCCCAAGCGCACCAGCAAAATTGGATTGCCCTGGAGAACAGAAGGTGGCGAACATCTCAAGGAGCTTGCGGGTCGCGTTTGGAAGTAGAAACATATAGTCGGTCGTCTTCTTCTGCGCCGCGTCCTGAACTATGCTGAAAAGATAGTGATATTCACTATCATAATTCACAAGCAGCTTGTGCATAAGTATGAGCGAGGTGACGCGGTCATTTCCATCTCCCGAGGCCCGACAATCAAGCGATAGGAGTGCCGCCACCTTTTTGGTTTCATCTCGTTTCTGCAAGTTTTGAAACTCACGCTTCACCATGTTCATAAAGCTTGTGTTGTGGGTAAGAACGATGACCTGAGCGCACTTTTTGGTCATGCGTGTCATCAGGCTGTAAGCGAAAGTCCGAGCCGTGGTATCGAGGCTCGATATCGGATCATCAATAACCAGTACCAGGTCTTCAGCTTCACGGCCCTCGGCGGCCAGCAGAGTCAAAAAATAGCAGAAGGAAACAGCCGTACGTTCCCCTTCGCTTAGTTCTGTCGCAGGCCTCCCGTTTGGGCGAAAAATTTTGTATCCGCCATCTTCTGCAACAAGGCGAAGTTCCTTATGCCCAAGGTAAGCCCAAATGAGCTCGTTCATTTTGTCTGCGCCGACACCGTTGT encodes:
- a CDS encoding cation transporter; its protein translation is MADHCCNDQASACCAPPPLNLPKQHAGQQHRDTCGCSEGVPVFDGMDARYKRVLWIVISINGAMFFTEMIAGRMAQSQALQADALDFLGDTVTYGLSLAVIGASLRARATAALFKGLSLSVMGLWVFGSTIYRTLVVGMPSAEVMGAIAFLALAANLASVLLLMRYKDGDANVRSVWLCSRNDAIGNVAVMGAALGVWGTATAWPDLIVAGLMAGIFLTSSAQILRQAWREYREGGQPSSVAAE
- a CDS encoding ABC transporter substrate-binding protein, whose protein sequence is MKRIQFAQIFAAVMVLGWPLGAQAQAISGKVSVVTSYSKDLTGPIKKAFEKANPGVTLDVQNRNTHAGVKFLEETKSNNQVDLFWASAPDAFEALKAKSLLQVYKPKATGIPEKIGQFPINDPDGYYFGFAASGYGIMWNERYVKANKLPEPKEWQDLAAPAYFDHVSIAAPSRSGTTHLTIETVLQGEGWAKGWGTIREMAGNFREVTERSFGVPDGVNSGQVGYGIVIDFFAFSSQATGFPVKFIYPSVTAIVPANIAVVANAPNKAGAEAFIEFLLSEAGQNLLFDPGIRRLPVNPAVYSKAPKDYPNPFTDPRLNSMVKFDVKKSESRNDVVDALFDQTITFQIADLKQTKKAIDTAATALAKKPNPQGEALLKEARGLMEAMPITEEQASSSEIVGAFSGGKKKEKGVRQAELEQQWATFAKENNAKARAKADEALKLAK
- a CDS encoding FABP family protein is translated as MTKVTGPQKLGPLTPLVGEWEGDVGVDLSYHNKDDITGETTYFEKAWFKPIPVQENGRQELWGLHYGMTAWRHGEEAMDPFHDELGFLLWDKTNCEVMRTVVFGRGIAILAGSSAKLGDKVLTFDAKPGAPHYGILQNKYLLERAEIRDFKSTFTINDDGTFSYTSDLLLKLAATGEEMHHTDKNTLRRVKRYHPSVEHA
- a CDS encoding MerR family transcriptional regulator — protein: MNLSIGELSQRTDVKVPTIRYYERIGLLPQPPRTQGQQRRFGNDAVARLTFIRHARELGFDLDAIRTLLLLQDDPDQPCAVADEIAKARLVEVEKRIAALTSLKAELSRMIAECACGRVAECRIIETLADGSHDHGPLAKG
- a CDS encoding multicopper oxidase family protein, whose translation is MPFRHLTTMRRRSFLTGSAALAAAATLPRAAFAQMPAVKEFKLTAAQGRTSFAADVIPSTEVWEYNGQVPGPEIRVKQGERVRIVVKNGLAEETTVHWHGLRLPNAMDGVPHLTQKPIATGDSFTYEFDCVDAGTFWYHPHSRSSVQVGRGLSGPFIVEEREPIAVDRDITWALNDWRLLKDASISNDFGNMHDMSHAGRIGNFITVNGISPETFEVRSGERIRLRLINTSNARIFGLTFEGHAPTIVAMDGHPVTPHAPEKGQVVIGPAMRVDLVIDMTAAPGSRFKVMDSFYQQQEFRLFHMVYADKPLRAEPRTDAIALPHNPVPEPDLATAQRHDVVLGGGMMGQMASAQVGGETMDIRTMLRHGLIWAINGVASTEHVHEPMATLKRGTSHILAMENETAWWHPMHLHGHAFRVLSRNGVPTRHREWRDTVLVAPRERVEVAFVADNPGDWMFHCHVLEHQAGGMMGTVRVI
- a CDS encoding YdeI/OmpD-associated family protein yields the protein MANAFPHGTVHRAREDLQAALRTDEKVFALWESLTPLGRNEFICWVDDAKQAKTRQRRIERTCEELLEGKKRPCCWAGCIHRTDKAPSRWQQAVLIDGKRKKGRKPA
- a CDS encoding ABC transporter ATP-binding protein, with translation MADTITQSQIADPQAGKPQGLAVKAVDLKIDNVSAAYGDNVVLDGINLDIRPGELFALLGPSGCGKTTLLRLIAGFADARQGVVLVDGKDISRLPPWKRDVGMVFQSYALWPHMTVGDNVAFGLRERRLPRAEIKRRVEAALTFVGLTSQIDRRPSQLSGGQQQRVALARTIAIEPKILLLDEPLSNLDAKLRVQVRRELRALQKSLGLTTVIVTHDQEEANTICDRVAVMNEGKVQQVGTPTELYEHPANLFVAQFLGTANVIEGKFTGAGYQSDLGIILPVPRGLAVTPGMKPVFRPQDTQLALKGQSEPGGPTMPGEIVEREFLGSTVRYGVKAGASHIWIDAPFRSGASLMEIGSAVEVTVPVDRLLWLA
- a CDS encoding ABC transporter permease; this translates as MTAVGLQQERRGTFLSRAFSGTSWGQASIALLILAFLICFLVWPVATVIWVAFTEKGTGAFTLANFVDFARTDLFIRSFWNSFYVSAMAVVGASILALPLAYFTSRFTFRGAGVIQILGFLPLIMPPFVGAVALQLFFGRNGTVNLLLDDWLGFKLGFMEGLNGVIFVQSIHYFPFILINLSAALRNVDRSMEEAAQNLGSHGLRLFRRIVFPLALPGYVAGASLVFVKVFDDLATPLLLNVKDMLAPQAYLRVTSIGIADPMGYVISVVLIVASVASMWVSSLATRNVDYATTQRGGGGIAKRKLRPLEMALAYLLLTVIILLVLAPHFGLVLLSFATIWSFSPLPDGYTTAHYARVFGESSIYIKNTLLYASLAGLIDIVIGTAISYLVLRSKLMGARGLDLLAMAALAIPGVVLGIGYLRAFYGIPLWDGTPLAAFWIVIVIALAIRRLPYALRACYAALQQISASLEEAAENLGATKASTVRRIVVPLMTGGIMAGFITSFATAAVELSATLMLVQANEDAPLAYGLYVFMQSASGRGAGAALGVIAVVIVAISTVASQYVIERERRTKTGHLS